Proteins encoded in a region of the Dorea longicatena genome:
- a CDS encoding Shedu immune nuclease family protein, protein MSIIFERSEDELLLILTPERIDIQDILEILRKDEEWHISRTFTVNITHLRFEDDMLNELHFCVGKVLDEYTVIDRDVIGVDHDFYFANSVKLNKRHFVAYRNISVLAKIDHIVEKDVYIGGSDIKDHIPIETFELLIKKFPKTAELNYYANARIATIVKEFFPHTESCEEKFNKFIERQEKSLSSALQDDIQNAFKENAKIELCQFREVRANLLELLNRSDSVREEVWQKQIHGLLRLLYPKYIAGVREVVIKGVDRHEKRPDFLLVDANGYIDILEIKKPNVQILTKQSSYRNNYVPVRELAGAIQQIEKYIYCLNVWGTEGEKVLQKQLSEKLPNNVMPKVINPQGILLLGRSEQFNQQQKNDFELIKRQYKHIADIMTYDDLIQRIDNILAALNMEIRVE, encoded by the coding sequence ATGAGTATTATATTTGAAAGAAGTGAAGATGAATTATTACTGATATTAACTCCGGAACGTATCGATATTCAAGATATTCTTGAAATTTTGAGAAAAGACGAAGAATGGCATATTTCAAGGACATTTACAGTTAATATAACGCATTTACGTTTTGAGGATGATATGCTTAATGAACTCCATTTTTGTGTTGGTAAGGTTTTAGACGAATACACCGTTATTGATCGTGATGTGATTGGTGTTGATCATGATTTTTATTTTGCTAATAGCGTTAAGTTAAATAAACGTCATTTTGTTGCTTATCGTAATATTTCTGTTCTTGCTAAAATAGATCATATTGTAGAAAAAGATGTTTATATAGGTGGAAGTGATATTAAAGACCATATACCTATAGAGACTTTTGAATTATTAATAAAAAAATTTCCCAAAACAGCCGAATTAAATTATTATGCAAATGCTCGGATTGCAACAATTGTTAAAGAGTTTTTCCCGCATACAGAGTCGTGTGAAGAGAAATTTAATAAGTTTATAGAGAGACAAGAAAAAAGTCTTTCATCCGCTCTTCAAGATGATATACAGAACGCATTTAAGGAAAATGCAAAAATAGAGCTTTGTCAATTTCGAGAGGTCAGAGCAAATCTGTTAGAACTTTTAAACAGATCAGATAGTGTAAGAGAAGAAGTATGGCAAAAGCAAATACATGGGTTGTTGAGACTATTATATCCGAAGTACATAGCTGGAGTACGAGAAGTTGTAATCAAAGGAGTTGATCGACATGAGAAAAGACCAGATTTTCTCTTGGTAGATGCAAATGGATATATTGATATTCTTGAAATAAAAAAGCCGAATGTTCAAATTTTAACCAAGCAATCTTCATATCGTAATAATTATGTACCTGTGCGAGAACTGGCTGGAGCTATTCAACAGATTGAAAAATATATTTATTGTCTTAATGTTTGGGGAACGGAAGGAGAGAAAGTACTTCAAAAACAACTTTCAGAAAAATTACCCAATAATGTGATGCCAAAGGTTATTAATCCTCAAGGTATTTTACTTCTGGGACGAAGTGAGCAATTTAATCAACAACAAAAGAACGATTTTGAATTAATCAAACGACAATATAAACATATTGCAGATATTATGACGTACGATGATTTGATACAGCGTATTGATAATATTTTGGCAGCACTTAATATGGAAATCAGAGTAGAGTAA
- the bioD gene encoding dethiobiotin synthase, which translates to MAKGIFVTGTGTDVGKTYVTALIVKKLADAGIHAGYYKAALSGAESIEESDAGYVKKIAGITQEDSSLLSYLYQNAVSPHLAARIEGNPVDPETVKADFDRVKKAFDYVTVEGSGGIVCPIRWDEEHEILLEDIVKMLHLNTLVIADAGLGTINAVVLTVEYIRNHGMDVKGIILNHYSGGAMQEDNEKMIERLTGVPVIARVRDGDRELEVDLEVLKRVYD; encoded by the coding sequence ATGGCAAAAGGAATATTTGTGACGGGCACAGGCACAGATGTAGGAAAGACGTATGTCACAGCATTAATCGTGAAAAAGCTGGCGGATGCAGGAATCCATGCAGGCTATTATAAGGCTGCATTATCAGGTGCAGAGTCCATAGAAGAAAGTGACGCAGGCTATGTAAAGAAGATTGCCGGTATCACACAGGAAGACAGCAGCTTACTGTCATATCTGTATCAAAATGCGGTGTCTCCGCATCTGGCTGCCAGAATAGAAGGGAATCCGGTTGATCCGGAAACGGTAAAAGCAGATTTTGACAGGGTAAAGAAAGCGTTCGATTATGTCACGGTAGAAGGAAGCGGCGGTATTGTATGTCCGATCCGCTGGGATGAAGAACATGAGATCCTGCTGGAAGATATTGTGAAAATGCTGCATCTGAATACTCTGGTGATCGCAGATGCCGGACTTGGCACGATCAATGCGGTTGTCCTGACGGTAGAATACATCCGGAATCACGGAATGGATGTAAAAGGAATCATTCTGAATCATTACTCGGGTGGGGCGATGCAGGAAGATAATGAGAAAATGATCGAGAGATTAACGGGGGTCCCGGTGATTGCCAGGGTAAGAGATGGTGACAGGGAGCTTGAGGTTGATCTGGAAGTGTTGAAAAGGGTGTATGATTGA
- a CDS encoding toll/interleukin-1 receptor domain-containing protein yields MEDDKTPKVFISYSWSSDELVLDLAKRLVAHGVDVVLDKWDLKEGNDKYEFMERCVNDSEITKVLIICDKIYAQKANDRTGGVGDETVIISSEIYGNARQEKFIPIIAERDEEGKEYVPIYIKTRIYIDLSDPAKYEEEYEKLLRNIYEKPQFIKPKLGKRPEWLDEEKSDFFPIKDLIRQIRGSNTVNKRKNCISRFWEDYVEVLKPYYVYNVNPEEAYNNFLNTKPIRDIYLDFMESIVEVEDNYAEVLAETFEYLYNKLSCVRTFNLQASSAYETDFDVYKTLLWEVFICTIAYFRHTKDYMAINTLLTYTYFLETSSFGGAIKPNNYTAFRHFNKIIENQYKPTSEMKNKYTLIGDVICNQREKFPIYTSEAIAEADLFLYQVCNAYDLVEDNQNWMGIYWFPGCYVYVKNKGLEWEKMKSRRYCKKMQILFGVDNIEQLKEKIAKCEYDSNMKYSGSWEAAPAILSVIKLEDIGSLN; encoded by the coding sequence ATGGAGGATGATAAAACACCAAAAGTATTTATATCGTATTCTTGGAGCAGTGATGAACTTGTATTGGATTTAGCCAAAAGATTGGTTGCCCATGGTGTAGATGTAGTTCTTGACAAATGGGATTTAAAAGAAGGCAATGATAAATATGAATTTATGGAGAGATGTGTTAATGATTCAGAAATCACAAAAGTACTTATAATATGTGACAAGATATATGCACAAAAGGCAAATGACCGAACAGGAGGAGTAGGGGATGAAACAGTAATTATTTCTAGTGAAATATATGGGAATGCAAGACAGGAAAAGTTTATTCCTATTATTGCGGAACGAGATGAAGAAGGAAAAGAATATGTGCCGATTTATATAAAAACAAGAATATATATTGATCTTTCAGATCCAGCCAAATATGAGGAAGAATATGAAAAACTTCTTCGTAACATATATGAAAAGCCACAGTTTATAAAGCCTAAATTGGGGAAAAGGCCAGAATGGTTAGATGAAGAAAAAAGTGATTTTTTTCCCATAAAGGATTTGATTCGTCAAATTCGGGGGAGTAATACAGTTAATAAAAGAAAAAATTGTATATCAAGATTTTGGGAAGATTATGTTGAGGTTTTAAAACCATATTATGTATATAATGTGAATCCGGAAGAAGCATATAATAATTTTTTAAATACAAAACCAATACGAGATATATATTTGGATTTTATGGAATCAATTGTGGAAGTTGAAGATAATTATGCAGAGGTATTAGCAGAAACATTTGAATATTTATATAATAAACTGTCATGTGTAAGAACATTTAATTTGCAAGCAAGTTCAGCATATGAGACAGATTTTGATGTTTATAAGACCCTTTTGTGGGAAGTGTTTATATGTACCATTGCATATTTTCGTCATACAAAAGATTATATGGCAATAAATACATTGTTAACATATACGTATTTTTTAGAAACAAGTTCTTTTGGTGGAGCTATTAAACCAAATAATTATACAGCATTCAGACATTTTAATAAGATTATTGAAAATCAGTATAAGCCAACGTCTGAAATGAAAAACAAATATACATTGATAGGAGATGTAATTTGTAATCAGAGAGAAAAATTTCCAATATATACTTCAGAAGCAATTGCAGAGGCGGACTTATTTTTATATCAGGTTTGTAATGCGTATGACTTAGTTGAAGATAATCAAAATTGGATGGGTATATATTGGTTCCCTGGATGTTACGTTTATGTAAAAAATAAGGGGTTGGAATGGGAAAAAATGAAGTCTCGCAGATATTGTAAGAAAATGCAAATATTATTTGGGGTAGATAATATTGAGCAGTTGAAAGAAAAAATTGCAAAATGTGAATATGATTCAAATATGAAATATTCAGGAAGTTGGGAAGCAGCGCCAGCTATATTAAGTGTGATTAAGCTGGAGGATATTGGAAGTTTAAATTGA
- a CDS encoding biotin transporter BioY: MNTKTKKLSTVSMVLCGMFAALVAIGAFIQIPVPYMDYFTLQFFFVLLAGLILGADKGAISVGCYVLLGLVGVPIFAAGGGIGYIFRPSFGYLVGFIVSAYVTGKVCEKLKASYKNYLLACLAGFVVTYAIGIVYKFIILNFYAHTPATLGVIFLSCFPLDMPGDFVLCLLAAGVGLRMRKSGFYLS; the protein is encoded by the coding sequence ATGAACACAAAAACAAAAAAATTATCCACCGTAAGTATGGTATTATGCGGAATGTTCGCAGCGCTGGTTGCCATAGGAGCATTTATCCAGATCCCGGTTCCATATATGGATTATTTCACACTTCAGTTCTTTTTCGTACTGCTTGCAGGATTGATTCTGGGGGCTGATAAGGGAGCAATATCTGTAGGATGTTATGTATTACTGGGACTTGTCGGAGTACCAATCTTTGCAGCAGGCGGAGGAATCGGATACATATTCCGGCCAAGCTTTGGTTATCTGGTCGGATTCATTGTAAGCGCATATGTAACCGGAAAAGTATGCGAAAAGCTGAAAGCAAGTTACAAGAACTATCTGCTTGCCTGTCTGGCCGGATTTGTTGTGACATATGCAATCGGAATCGTGTATAAATTTATAATCTTAAACTTTTATGCACATACACCGGCAACGTTGGGCGTGATCTTTTTGTCCTGCTTCCCATTAGATATGCCTGGAGATTTTGTATTATGTCTGCTGGCAGCCGGTGTGGGACTTAGAATGCGGAAAAGCGGATTTTATCTGAGTTAA
- a CDS encoding ATP-dependent nuclease has protein sequence MEIVKIRVKNYRALKDFSMDWQKTLSLIIGKNNCGKTSLISIMQTFFSEGKGPGIRYDDFNLEFKLRLTDCIACKKSEWDNTDIQGIELFLYIEYNESDNIANISPLLMDLDPDNHMVVLKIEYVLNDINQLKMDYDKYFEKLSSGKKNARNKQQLFERFMRDKSKNYFKTVYKAIKYDYTIHECNPDIFTILDKNILHLSRIVSIKSIGAKRETDNKENDTSLSSLSNQYYERVKGEAGDPVLEEFEAQLLKTDHELTGLYSKVFEEIVGKVKRFGGTKENETIIQINSTLGRQELIKDNTVMTYKSGDQELPESYNGLGYLNLISIIIQIETIMAEFRCDSDKEKMPADINILFIEEPEAHTHPQLQYIFIKNIKELLREGKKCKDGSDIVVQTLITTHSSHIVAECDFDDIKYFCRVSPYAVISKNLCSLEAEYKDETDPNNKRYKFLKQYLTLNYAEVFFADKVILYEGDTERILLPAMMRKIDQEEEASGMPLLSQNISIIAAGANSQLFSPLLAFLDIKTLIITDIDAVKKKEIKGKGTYYVACEVEKGEKTSNHALNYYFKEALENWGRNDLTFFKKQNARQKVLSYIQKNWQQNEDGKLMIAYQTKEENGKEYYPRSFEDAFFCCNRQFIIDNISNFHCLKNKKYFDEKDESGIYQYSPYELAEKCVKSKPAFPMEVLLNSESDGKCDYSNWKIPSYIKEGLLWLKQD, from the coding sequence ATGGAAATTGTAAAGATTAGAGTTAAAAATTACAGAGCATTAAAGGACTTTTCAATGGACTGGCAGAAGACCCTTTCTCTGATTATCGGGAAAAATAATTGCGGAAAAACATCATTAATATCTATAATGCAAACGTTTTTTTCAGAGGGTAAAGGTCCGGGGATTCGATATGATGATTTTAATTTAGAGTTTAAATTAAGATTAACTGATTGTATAGCATGTAAGAAAAGTGAGTGGGATAATACAGATATACAGGGAATAGAATTATTTTTGTATATCGAATATAACGAGAGTGATAATATAGCAAATATTTCTCCATTGCTTATGGATTTAGATCCAGATAATCATATGGTCGTATTGAAGATAGAATATGTTTTGAATGATATTAATCAACTAAAAATGGACTATGATAAATATTTTGAAAAATTATCTTCTGGTAAGAAAAATGCTAGAAATAAACAACAATTATTTGAACGTTTTATGCGTGACAAATCGAAAAATTATTTCAAAACTGTTTATAAGGCCATTAAGTATGATTATACAATACACGAATGCAATCCGGACATATTTACGATACTTGATAAAAATATCCTTCATTTGTCTCGTATAGTTTCTATTAAATCCATTGGGGCAAAGAGAGAAACAGATAATAAAGAAAATGATACATCACTTTCATCATTATCAAACCAATATTACGAGCGTGTAAAAGGTGAAGCTGGTGATCCGGTACTTGAAGAATTTGAAGCACAATTATTGAAAACAGATCATGAATTGACTGGATTATATTCAAAAGTGTTTGAAGAAATTGTTGGAAAAGTAAAAAGATTTGGTGGAACAAAAGAAAATGAAACCATTATTCAAATTAATTCCACTTTAGGACGACAAGAATTAATTAAAGATAATACGGTTATGACTTACAAAAGTGGTGATCAAGAACTCCCTGAAAGTTATAATGGATTAGGATACTTGAATCTTATTAGCATCATTATTCAAATTGAAACCATCATGGCAGAATTTAGATGTGATAGTGATAAGGAAAAGATGCCTGCTGATATAAATATTCTGTTTATTGAAGAACCAGAAGCGCATACACATCCACAATTACAATATATTTTTATTAAAAATATAAAAGAATTACTGAGAGAAGGAAAAAAATGTAAGGATGGATCAGATATTGTTGTTCAGACATTGATTACTACCCATTCTTCTCATATTGTCGCGGAATGTGATTTTGATGATATAAAATATTTTTGCAGAGTATCTCCATATGCAGTTATTTCAAAAAATTTATGTTCTTTGGAAGCAGAATACAAAGATGAAACTGATCCAAATAATAAACGTTATAAGTTCCTTAAACAGTATCTTACTCTTAATTACGCAGAAGTATTTTTTGCAGATAAAGTGATTCTCTATGAAGGAGATACGGAGCGCATTTTATTACCGGCAATGATGCGTAAAATTGATCAGGAAGAGGAAGCATCAGGAATGCCGCTGTTGTCTCAAAATATATCTATTATTGCGGCGGGTGCTAACTCACAACTATTTAGTCCTTTATTAGCATTTTTAGATATTAAGACATTGATTATAACAGATATTGATGCAGTTAAAAAGAAAGAAATAAAAGGGAAAGGGACTTATTATGTTGCCTGTGAGGTTGAAAAAGGCGAAAAGACTAGTAATCATGCATTGAATTATTATTTTAAAGAAGCATTAGAGAATTGGGGAAGAAATGATTTAACCTTTTTTAAAAAACAAAATGCAAGACAAAAGGTATTAAGCTATATACAAAAAAACTGGCAACAAAATGAAGATGGCAAGCTCATGATTGCATATCAAACTAAAGAAGAAAACGGAAAAGAATATTATCCACGAAGTTTTGAGGATGCGTTTTTCTGTTGTAATAGACAGTTTATTATTGATAATATATCAAATTTCCATTGCTTAAAAAATAAAAAGTATTTTGATGAAAAAGATGAAAGTGGTATTTATCAATATTCCCCATATGAACTGGCTGAAAAGTGTGTGAAAAGTAAACCGGCATTTCCAATGGAAGTGCTTTTAAACAGTGAATCAGATGGAAAATGTGATTATTCGAATTGGAAAATACCATCGTATATTAAGGAAGGATTATTGTGGCTGAAGCAGGATTAG
- a CDS encoding HIRAN domain-containing protein encodes MAKIFITLTGTKHYFGNDFLEKGMKIRLEKEPDNEYDKEAIKVTYEGLGKIGYVANSSYTVIGESMSAGRLYDKIGDTAYAKVVLVTPAGTICKICKKSLKSEQEETAWIML; translated from the coding sequence ATGGCAAAAATATTTATCACCCTGACAGGAACAAAACACTACTTCGGAAATGATTTTCTGGAAAAAGGTATGAAGATCAGATTAGAAAAAGAACCGGATAATGAATATGACAAGGAAGCAATCAAAGTAACGTATGAAGGACTTGGGAAGATCGGTTATGTGGCAAATAGTTCGTATACAGTCATCGGTGAATCTATGAGTGCAGGCCGCCTGTATGACAAGATCGGTGACACGGCATATGCGAAGGTGGTATTAGTTACACCGGCAGGAACAATCTGCAAGATTTGTAAAAAGAGTCTGAAAAGTGAACAGGAGGAAACGGCCTGGATTATGCTGTAA
- a CDS encoding nucleotide pyrophosphohydrolase, whose amino-acid sequence MTEETIKEILKFRDDRDWKQFHNPKDLAISISLEAAELLEVFQWSGADISNEGKQEKIREELADVVNYCVLMADACGLDLDEIVREKIKVNAKKYPVEKAKGKSAKYDKL is encoded by the coding sequence ATGACAGAAGAAACAATCAAAGAAATATTAAAATTCAGGGACGACAGAGATTGGAAACAATTCCACAATCCGAAAGATCTGGCAATCTCCATTTCGCTGGAGGCAGCAGAGCTACTGGAAGTATTCCAGTGGAGCGGTGCGGATATCTCAAATGAAGGAAAACAGGAAAAGATAAGAGAAGAACTGGCGGATGTTGTGAATTATTGTGTCTTGATGGCAGATGCCTGCGGACTGGATCTGGATGAGATCGTGCGGGAGAAGATCAAGGTGAATGCAAAGAAGTATCCGGTGGAGAAGGCTAAGGGGAAGAGTGCGAAGTATGATAAGCTGTGA
- a CDS encoding DNA/RNA helicase domain-containing protein, with amino-acid sequence MFKIIEGDFKNNKYSNEEYLDNWPMLYILENGKKAYIGESNHVKTRMTQHTTNEEKRIFNKVHFIYSRLFNQSVTFDYESKLIQYIVADELFQVTNKNSGIADKQYYEKGKYDKKFELLWRKLQQEKLVKHSLEEIENSDLFKYSPYKELNDSQRKAVEDILAQIESGNVNRVVVNGMPGSGKTIVAVYLMKYLADSEEFAGKKIGFVVPQTSLRKTMKFIFRSIYGLTPSQVLSPSDITKKKYDILLVDEAHRLHQYKNISYRGAFKKSCERLGMTTDADELDWILEQSKCAVLFYDYNQVVGPSGIDYERFEEKMRNPYKKHTISYFTLATQMRVQGGNDYIAFIKDLLAGSADRKYHSKKYDLKLYSDFSKFEKDMYAKEEEAGLSRMVAGYAWPWISKNDRSKKDIEIQGVKRMWNHCTEGWVHTGEAIDEVGCIHSIQGYDLNYAFVILGNDIGYDKTTGQIIIRPECYFDKNGKITASYEELKEYITNVYYVLMTRGIKGTYLYVCDDELREYFSKYIEEEN; translated from the coding sequence ATGTTCAAAATAATTGAAGGAGATTTCAAAAATAATAAATACAGTAACGAAGAATATCTGGATAACTGGCCAATGTTATATATTCTGGAAAATGGAAAGAAAGCCTATATAGGTGAATCCAATCATGTAAAAACCAGAATGACACAGCATACGACAAATGAAGAAAAGCGAATATTTAATAAGGTCCACTTCATATATTCCAGATTGTTTAATCAATCGGTAACCTTTGATTATGAATCCAAGCTGATTCAGTATATTGTCGCAGACGAATTATTCCAGGTTACGAATAAGAATTCCGGAATAGCAGATAAGCAGTATTATGAGAAAGGAAAATATGATAAAAAATTCGAACTGCTTTGGCGTAAGCTGCAACAAGAAAAACTGGTCAAACATTCGCTGGAAGAAATTGAAAATTCAGATCTATTCAAATATTCTCCATATAAAGAATTGAACGACAGCCAGCGGAAAGCAGTAGAAGATATACTTGCGCAGATTGAGAGTGGAAATGTGAATCGTGTAGTGGTAAATGGAATGCCAGGAAGCGGTAAGACAATTGTGGCGGTATATCTTATGAAATACCTGGCAGACAGCGAAGAGTTTGCCGGGAAAAAGATTGGATTCGTTGTGCCGCAGACTTCGCTCAGAAAGACGATGAAATTCATCTTCCGAAGTATTTATGGATTGACGCCATCACAGGTACTGTCCCCTTCTGATATCACGAAGAAAAAATACGATATCTTACTGGTCGATGAAGCACATAGACTTCATCAATATAAAAATATTTCCTATAGGGGAGCTTTCAAGAAAAGCTGCGAGCGGCTGGGTATGACAACGGATGCAGACGAACTAGACTGGATATTGGAACAATCGAAGTGTGCAGTATTATTCTACGATTACAATCAGGTGGTTGGTCCGTCAGGCATTGATTATGAAAGATTCGAAGAAAAAATGAGAAATCCTTATAAGAAACATACAATATCGTATTTTACTCTTGCAACGCAGATGAGGGTGCAGGGCGGAAATGACTATATTGCATTCATAAAGGATCTATTGGCCGGATCCGCTGACCGGAAGTATCATTCGAAAAAATATGATTTGAAATTATACTCTGATTTTTCAAAATTTGAGAAAGATATGTATGCCAAAGAGGAGGAAGCAGGGCTTTCCCGAATGGTAGCAGGATATGCCTGGCCATGGATCAGCAAAAATGACCGAAGCAAAAAGGACATAGAGATACAAGGTGTAAAACGAATGTGGAATCATTGTACAGAAGGATGGGTTCATACAGGAGAAGCAATCGATGAGGTGGGATGTATTCATTCCATTCAAGGTTATGATCTGAACTATGCGTTTGTTATTCTCGGAAATGATATTGGATATGATAAAACAACAGGACAGATCATTATCCGGCCAGAATGTTATTTTGATAAAAATGGTAAAATAACGGCATCATATGAAGAACTGAAAGAATACATCACAAATGTGTATTATGTGCTGATGACCAGAGGAATCAAAGGAACATATTTGTATGTGTGCGATGATGAATTAAGAGAATATTTTAGTAAATATATCGAAGAGGAAAACTAA
- a CDS encoding helix-turn-helix domain-containing protein, which produces MNYYFNNAMRLEGDLMSRGKEVKELREKMGMNRREFSDYYGIPYRTVQDWEAEKRELPEYLLRLMKYRAEVEYMMKNKS; this is translated from the coding sequence ATGAATTATTATTTTAATAACGCAATGCGTCTGGAAGGTGATTTAATGAGTCGAGGAAAAGAAGTAAAAGAATTACGGGAAAAAATGGGAATGAACAGGAGAGAGTTTAGTGATTATTATGGTATACCGTATCGCACTGTTCAAGATTGGGAAGCTGAGAAGAGAGAACTTCCGGAGTATCTTTTACGTTTGATGAAATATCGGGCGGAAGTGGAATATATGATGAAAAATAAGTCGTAA
- a CDS encoding IS256 family transposase: protein MARRRKMTPERREFINGLLEHYQPTDAQDVQEMLKDLLGDTLQGMLEAEMDQKLGYSKYDYQNKETDDSRNGYSHKTVTSSMGDIDLDIPRDRRGEFEPQIVKKHQTDISNIEDQVLSMYAKGMTTRDISTHLSNVYGVDASAEMISHMTDRILPIAKEWQNRPLEKKYAIVFMDAIHFYVREDNRTVKKAVYVAIGIRLSGQKEVLGMWIGGNESAKYWLGVLNEIKNRGVEDIMIVSVDGLTGFVDAIHAVFPLAEIQRCIVHQIRYSTKFISYKDIRAFMKDLKLVYKADTEQLALEALDMLEENWGGKYPSSIASWRNNWPQLSTYFKYPGEIRKLIYTTNSIENFNRQLRKVTKSKTIFPTDDSLFKILYLAMTDITKKWTGKTWDWGQTLDQLCIYFGDRIQPEDLE from the coding sequence ATGGCAAGAAGAAGAAAAATGACACCAGAAAGAAGAGAGTTTATTAACGGCTTATTGGAACACTATCAACCAACCGATGCTCAAGATGTTCAAGAAATGTTGAAGGATCTTTTGGGAGATACCCTGCAAGGAATGCTAGAAGCAGAAATGGATCAGAAACTTGGCTATTCGAAGTATGATTATCAAAATAAGGAGACAGATGATAGCCGGAACGGTTACAGCCATAAAACGGTTACATCTTCGATGGGCGATATTGATCTTGATATTCCCCGTGATCGCAGAGGTGAATTTGAACCACAGATTGTAAAAAAACATCAAACAGATATTTCTAACATTGAAGATCAAGTTCTGTCCATGTATGCAAAGGGAATGACTACCAGAGACATATCAACACACCTTTCTAATGTCTATGGGGTGGATGCATCTGCAGAGATGATTTCTCACATGACAGATCGCATTCTTCCAATTGCCAAAGAATGGCAGAATCGCCCTTTGGAGAAGAAATATGCCATCGTTTTCATGGATGCCATTCATTTTTATGTACGAGAAGATAATAGAACGGTAAAGAAAGCTGTATATGTAGCTATAGGTATCAGACTTTCTGGTCAAAAAGAAGTTTTAGGTATGTGGATTGGCGGTAATGAAAGTGCAAAATACTGGCTTGGTGTACTGAATGAAATCAAAAATAGAGGTGTGGAAGACATCATGATTGTATCTGTTGATGGACTGACTGGTTTTGTGGATGCAATTCATGCAGTTTTCCCATTAGCGGAAATCCAAAGATGTATTGTACATCAGATTCGTTATTCCACTAAGTTTATTTCCTACAAAGATATCAGAGCCTTCATGAAAGACCTGAAACTGGTTTATAAGGCAGATACAGAGCAGCTTGCATTAGAAGCGTTAGATATGCTGGAAGAAAATTGGGGTGGAAAATATCCATCTTCAATAGCGTCCTGGCGTAATAATTGGCCGCAACTTTCTACATATTTCAAATACCCTGGAGAGATTAGGAAACTAATTTATACCACGAATTCCATAGAGAATTTCAATCGTCAATTAAGAAAAGTGACGAAATCAAAAACCATCTTTCCGACAGATGATTCGCTTTTTAAGATTCTGTATCTTGCCATGACCGACATCACAAAGAAATGGACTGGAAAAACATGGGATTGGGGACAGACCTTGGATCAGCTCTGCATATATTTTGGAGACAGAATCCAACCAGAAGATCTCGAATAG
- a CDS encoding DUF2399 domain-containing protein — protein MLTGNSHAFDNGTAAGNFLYQMIQMDLFAKSGIRVYYAGDLDPEGILIAQKLSQYYKGEFHYWHMETADYEKCRSEEVISPKRMKILERITDGRLKPVVDRIEEYGTAVYQEMLVEEM, from the coding sequence ATGCTGACAGGAAATTCGCATGCATTTGACAATGGAACTGCAGCAGGAAATTTCCTGTATCAGATGATACAGATGGATCTATTTGCAAAGTCGGGAATCCGGGTATATTATGCGGGTGACCTTGACCCGGAAGGAATACTGATCGCACAGAAATTATCACAGTATTATAAGGGAGAATTTCATTACTGGCATATGGAAACGGCGGATTATGAGAAGTGCAGGTCAGAGGAAGTGATATCGCCGAAGCGTATGAAGATACTGGAGCGGATTACGGATGGGAGATTGAAACCGGTGGTGGATAGGATCGAAGAGTATGGGACTGCCGTGTATCAGGAGATGTTGGTGGAGGAGATGTGA
- a CDS encoding DUF2397 family protein: MQVSDKLIKPLTEAKYLNADNVSRYRCIMRIFFEHYEKLKYWLYQEEVYEEMIQDPLFADYRPEQCQ; the protein is encoded by the coding sequence ATGCAGGTATCAGATAAATTAATCAAGCCATTGACAGAAGCAAAATATTTAAATGCCGACAACGTAAGCAGATACCGCTGTATCATGCGTATCTTTTTCGAGCATTATGAGAAATTAAAATATTGGCTGTATCAGGAAGAGGTCTATGAAGAAATGATACAGGACCCGCTTTTTGCGGATTACAGACCGGAACAGTGCCAGTAG